The Streptomyces europaeiscabiei genome window below encodes:
- a CDS encoding FAD-dependent oxidoreductase, whose protein sequence is MSGGVVIVGGGPAAHRLAHRLHALGHRDAVTVIGAEPRPAYNRALLGSVLDGTLSAERLALPALPAPVRALTGARAARIDRARRTVHLKDGRELPYDILVLATGARPRIPDVPGLMTARGRLAEGARTLRTAADSHPLPPGPVVVLGGGVLGVESALALRAAGKEVTLLQRSGRLMQRQLDGPASHALAQWARSRGVTLHLGRRAEEYAPGKLVLDDGQILAAGTLLLCTGTQPETALARAADLAVRDGIVVDAQLRTDDPHIHAMGDCAQHTDITGTTLIQAWDQAEALARILTGTGTAYTPARHLLRPRVSGLDIVSLAPQAPERDTDTAVSLLDAARGRYARLTLRNGRIHTGVVVGPAAAVTAVSGLYARDAPVPADLLALLSGADVEYADTDATADDAVACHCNNVTFRRLKAAWAGGAHDSRALARATRATTGCGGCTSVVRRLCTTLAAAGAGPAGTRTAVDTAEGGTP, encoded by the coding sequence ATGAGCGGCGGCGTCGTCATCGTCGGCGGCGGCCCCGCCGCCCACCGCCTGGCCCACCGCCTGCACGCGCTCGGCCACCGGGACGCGGTGACCGTCATCGGCGCCGAACCCCGGCCCGCCTACAACCGGGCCCTGCTCGGCTCGGTCCTGGACGGCACACTGAGCGCGGAGAGGCTGGCGCTGCCCGCACTGCCCGCGCCCGTGCGCGCGCTCACCGGCGCACGGGCCGCAAGGATCGACCGCGCCCGGCGCACCGTGCACCTCAAGGACGGCCGCGAACTGCCCTACGACATCCTCGTCCTGGCCACCGGCGCCCGGCCGCGGATCCCGGACGTCCCCGGCCTGATGACCGCCCGCGGACGGCTCGCCGAGGGAGCACGCACCCTGCGCACCGCCGCCGACAGCCACCCCCTGCCCCCCGGGCCGGTCGTCGTCCTCGGCGGGGGAGTCCTCGGTGTCGAATCCGCCCTGGCCCTGCGCGCCGCCGGCAAGGAGGTGACACTCCTCCAGCGCTCCGGCCGGCTGATGCAGCGCCAGCTGGACGGCCCGGCCTCCCACGCGCTGGCGCAGTGGGCCCGCAGCCGGGGCGTCACCCTCCACCTGGGCCGGCGGGCCGAGGAGTACGCACCGGGCAAACTGGTCCTGGACGACGGACAAATACTGGCGGCCGGCACCCTGCTGCTGTGCACCGGCACGCAGCCGGAGACCGCACTGGCCCGGGCCGCCGATCTCGCGGTACGCGACGGGATCGTCGTCGACGCGCAGCTGCGCACCGACGATCCGCACATCCACGCGATGGGGGACTGCGCCCAGCACACGGACATCACCGGCACGACCCTCATCCAGGCATGGGACCAGGCCGAGGCACTCGCCCGGATCCTCACCGGCACCGGCACCGCCTACACACCCGCGCGCCACCTGCTGCGCCCGCGGGTATCGGGCCTGGACATCGTCTCGCTCGCCCCGCAGGCACCCGAGCGGGACACGGACACGGCCGTCTCCCTGCTGGATGCGGCCCGGGGCCGCTACGCCCGCCTGACGCTGCGCAACGGCCGTATCCACACGGGCGTCGTCGTCGGCCCGGCCGCCGCGGTCACCGCGGTCAGCGGCCTGTACGCCCGTGACGCGCCGGTGCCCGCCGACCTGCTGGCGTTGCTGAGCGGCGCCGACGTCGAATACGCGGACACCGACGCCACGGCGGACGACGCGGTGGCCTGCCACTGCAACAACGTCACCTTCCGCAGGCTGAAGGCCGCCTGGGCAGGCGGGGCGCACGACAGCCGGGCACTGGCCCGGGCGACCCGGGCCACGACGGGGTGCGGCGGCTGCACCTCGGTCGTACGCCGGCTGTGCACGACACTCGCCGCCGCCGGCGCAGGGCCCGCAGGCACCCGCACAGCGGTGGACACCGCAGAAGGAGGAACACCGTGA
- a CDS encoding FAD-dependent oxidoreductase: MTTRTLVVAGHGMAGHRLVEEMLAGDRHGRWRIVVLAEEPRPAYDRVALSTLLDGARADDLALAGPGVLDDRRLRLHLNTKVTAVDRRSRRVTCADGTGFGYDALVLATGSRPFVPPVAGHQAPGCFVYRTVQDVEAIRAAAVPGRPAVVVGGGLLGLEAAGGLRLLGMRPHVVEFAPWLMAQQIDEGGGRVLAAAIARLGVRVHCSTAVHAVGTGADGRAERVELDDGTALDTALVVFAAGVRPRDEVDAPGLVRGERGGFLVDTWCRTADERIWAIGECAAVEGRCHGLAAPGFRMAETVARQLLGVPGEAFTGADTSASLKLLGVEVAGFGDAHARSHGAMEYVREDRRAGTYAKVVLDADGRTVLGGVLAGDTRTYPELRALLGRPLPACPDDLLAAPPARR, from the coding sequence GTGACCACGCGCACGCTGGTCGTGGCCGGCCACGGAATGGCCGGCCACCGCCTGGTCGAGGAAATGCTGGCCGGCGACCGGCACGGCCGGTGGCGCATCGTCGTCCTGGCCGAGGAACCGCGGCCCGCCTACGACCGGGTGGCGCTGTCCACCCTCCTGGACGGCGCCCGCGCCGACGATCTCGCGCTGGCCGGCCCCGGCGTCCTGGACGACCGCCGCCTGCGGCTGCACCTGAACACGAAGGTGACCGCCGTGGACCGCCGCAGCAGAAGGGTGACCTGCGCGGACGGAACCGGGTTCGGATACGACGCACTGGTCCTGGCCACCGGGTCCCGGCCCTTCGTGCCCCCGGTCGCCGGACACCAGGCGCCAGGATGCTTCGTCTACCGGACGGTGCAGGACGTCGAGGCGATCCGCGCGGCCGCGGTGCCCGGCCGCCCGGCCGTGGTGGTCGGCGGCGGCCTGCTGGGACTGGAGGCCGCGGGCGGCCTGCGGCTGCTGGGCATGCGGCCCCATGTGGTGGAGTTCGCCCCGTGGCTGATGGCCCAGCAGATCGACGAGGGCGGCGGCCGGGTCCTGGCCGCGGCGATCGCCCGGCTCGGCGTGCGCGTGCACTGCTCGACCGCCGTCCACGCGGTCGGCACCGGCGCGGACGGCCGCGCGGAGCGCGTCGAGCTGGACGACGGCACCGCCTTGGACACCGCGCTCGTCGTCTTCGCCGCCGGGGTACGCCCCCGCGACGAGGTCGACGCCCCCGGGCTCGTGCGCGGCGAGCGCGGCGGCTTCCTGGTGGACACGTGGTGCCGCACCGCCGACGAACGCATCTGGGCGATCGGCGAGTGCGCGGCCGTCGAGGGCCGCTGCCACGGCCTGGCCGCCCCCGGCTTCCGGATGGCCGAGACCGTCGCCCGCCAGCTCCTCGGCGTGCCGGGCGAGGCGTTCACCGGCGCCGACACCTCCGCGAGCCTGAAGCTCCTGGGCGTGGAGGTGGCCGGTTTCGGCGACGCCCACGCCCGCTCGCACGGGGCGATGGAGTACGTGCGCGAGGACCGGCGGGCCGGCACCTACGCCAAGGTGGTCCTGGACGCCGACGGCCGCACGGTCCTGGGCGGGGTCCTCGCCGGAGACACCCGCACCTACCCGGAACTGCGCGCCCTGCTCGGCCGGCCGCTGCCGGCCTGCCCCGACGACCTGCTGGCCGCGCCGCCCGCCCGCCGCTGA
- a CDS encoding NADPH-dependent FMN reductase: MPSDRIRVAVILSSVRKGRFGPTIANWFVGTADQRDDIEVDLVDLADFPLPTALSAEPEPEVAELLAAFSARLSAADGFVVVTPEYNHSFPASLKAALDWTQHEWHAKPVGFVGYGGLAGGLRAVQQLRHIVNELHAVPVRDAVSFHGPWGQFDTDGNLIEPADAEAAAKVLWDKLSWWALATKEARARLPYDS; the protein is encoded by the coding sequence ATGCCTAGTGACCGCATCCGCGTGGCCGTGATCCTGTCGAGCGTGCGCAAGGGCCGTTTCGGCCCCACGATCGCGAACTGGTTCGTCGGCACCGCCGACCAGCGCGACGACATCGAGGTCGATCTGGTCGACCTGGCGGACTTCCCACTGCCCACCGCGCTGAGCGCCGAGCCGGAGCCGGAGGTCGCCGAGCTGCTCGCCGCGTTCTCGGCCCGGCTGTCGGCGGCGGACGGCTTCGTCGTGGTGACACCGGAGTACAACCACAGCTTCCCGGCCTCCCTGAAGGCCGCCCTGGACTGGACCCAGCACGAGTGGCACGCCAAGCCGGTCGGTTTCGTCGGCTACGGCGGCCTCGCCGGCGGTCTGCGGGCCGTCCAGCAGCTGCGTCACATCGTCAACGAGCTGCACGCGGTCCCCGTCCGCGACGCCGTCAGCTTCCACGGGCCGTGGGGCCAGTTCGACACCGACGGCAACCTCATCGAGCCGGCCGACGCCGAGGCGGCCGCCAAGGTCCTGTGGGACAAGCTGAGCTGGTGGGCCCTGGCCACCAAGGAGGCCAGGGCGCGCCTGCCCTACGACAGCTGA
- a CDS encoding class I adenylate-forming enzyme family protein, with amino-acid sequence MFKVPKSKKFLYLGVVSERAAQKFGTTPISLDHDLEAFPSAGQKLTVAEFAGHVAETANRLWAAGVRPSEHVAVYKTSNFDITVLACGAARIGAVPVMLSPHLDGESIGKLLERLERPTVLTDEAKLTGALAGLPLAELTARVVTTTGSHPGAVSFASLAGAPERRPVLLGPDQPALMTHTSGTTGIPKLVVHSARSLGARGNWQDKVVSFIRKRETVAMHVSYVHSRMYLGLAVLQMRGMPMVFMNDASPAHVADMLVRHRPGVLETHPNSFLEWEEMLDDPRRPVSNVKYFNSTFDAIHPSTMHKFLHASDRRSPVFLQVYGQSECGPLAARTYRRRNALKADGRCQGYPTPGMTKYRLVSRGGTPSKESPGYIDVATAGRALTYYGEQERFDQQVIGEWWRGGDVGYRTRWGCLHLLDREVDVIEGIESTLEVEDAVLHRLEELTELVVVPGPDKRPVPVVCTRGDVPLDLGRWQAAVADQPALGAPVQRRLADLPRTATAKIRRLELARQLAETLTARAADAGEEGSATTGQAAAAAEGEDGRVPARSETAAC; translated from the coding sequence ATGTTCAAGGTTCCGAAGAGCAAGAAGTTCCTCTACCTCGGGGTCGTCTCCGAGCGCGCTGCCCAGAAGTTCGGCACCACTCCGATCTCACTCGACCACGACCTTGAGGCCTTCCCCTCGGCGGGACAGAAACTGACCGTCGCGGAGTTCGCCGGGCATGTGGCCGAGACGGCCAACCGGTTGTGGGCCGCCGGTGTGCGGCCCAGCGAGCACGTGGCCGTGTACAAGACGTCGAACTTCGACATCACCGTGCTGGCCTGCGGTGCGGCCCGGATCGGTGCGGTGCCGGTCATGCTCTCCCCGCACCTGGACGGGGAGAGCATCGGCAAGCTGCTCGAACGCCTGGAGCGGCCCACGGTGCTGACCGACGAGGCGAAGCTGACCGGTGCGCTGGCCGGCCTGCCGCTGGCCGAGCTGACCGCGCGGGTCGTCACCACCACCGGCTCCCACCCCGGTGCCGTCTCCTTCGCCTCTCTGGCGGGCGCCCCCGAGCGCCGTCCGGTGCTGCTCGGCCCCGACCAGCCGGCGCTGATGACCCACACGTCGGGGACGACCGGCATTCCCAAGCTGGTGGTGCACTCGGCGCGTTCGCTGGGTGCCCGCGGCAACTGGCAGGACAAGGTCGTCTCCTTCATCCGCAAGCGGGAGACCGTGGCGATGCATGTGTCGTACGTGCATTCGCGGATGTACCTGGGCCTGGCCGTGCTGCAGATGCGCGGGATGCCGATGGTGTTCATGAACGACGCCAGCCCGGCGCACGTGGCCGACATGCTGGTCAGGCATCGTCCCGGTGTCCTGGAGACGCACCCCAACTCGTTCCTGGAGTGGGAGGAGATGCTGGACGACCCGCGCCGGCCGGTCTCCAACGTCAAGTACTTCAACAGCACCTTCGACGCGATCCACCCGAGCACGATGCACAAGTTCCTGCACGCCTCGGACCGGCGCAGCCCGGTGTTCCTCCAGGTGTACGGGCAGAGCGAGTGCGGCCCGCTGGCCGCCCGCACCTACCGGCGCCGCAACGCGCTGAAGGCGGACGGCCGCTGCCAGGGCTACCCCACGCCCGGCATGACCAAGTACCGGCTGGTGTCCCGGGGCGGCACTCCCTCCAAGGAGAGCCCCGGCTACATCGACGTGGCCACCGCGGGGCGGGCGCTGACGTACTACGGCGAGCAGGAGCGCTTCGACCAGCAGGTCATCGGCGAGTGGTGGCGCGGCGGCGATGTCGGCTACCGCACCCGGTGGGGCTGTCTGCACCTGCTCGACCGCGAGGTCGACGTCATCGAGGGGATCGAGTCGACCCTGGAGGTCGAGGACGCGGTGCTGCACCGGCTGGAGGAGCTGACCGAGCTCGTGGTCGTGCCGGGCCCCGACAAGCGCCCCGTGCCGGTGGTGTGCACCCGCGGCGACGTGCCGCTGGACCTCGGGCGCTGGCAGGCGGCCGTCGCCGACCAGCCCGCCCTGGGCGCACCCGTGCAGCGTCGCCTCGCGGACCTGCCGCGCACCGCCACCGCGAAGATCCGGCGGCTGGAACTGGCCCGGCAGCTCGCCGAGACCCTCACGGCCCGCGCCGCCGACGCGGGCGAGGAGGGCTCCGCCACGACCGGGCAGGCGGCCGCGGCCGCGGAGGGTGAGGACGGCCGGGTGCCGGCCCGCTCCGAGACCGCAGCCTGCTGA
- a CDS encoding NAD(P)H-dependent oxidoreductase — protein sequence MTNVAIVYYSATGNIHKLAVAAAEAAEKAGAEVRLRRVAEITGEPLAPNYKEWSQANTEHVAASRDVAVAEIDDLDWADAVVWGTPGRYGLLAGPLKHFIDQTFELHARRGLMNKAMSAFTSTGTQHGGQESTLLSLSNVFYHWGAVIVPPGVTDDILLAPSNGNPYGVSATSGLQAIPGHLAQNVTDDNLAAVGYQTVRTMKVAEALRQSL from the coding sequence ATGACCAATGTCGCCATCGTCTATTACTCGGCCACCGGGAACATCCACAAGCTGGCTGTCGCCGCTGCCGAGGCGGCGGAGAAGGCGGGTGCCGAGGTGCGGCTGCGCCGGGTCGCGGAGATCACCGGTGAGCCGCTCGCGCCCAACTACAAGGAATGGAGCCAGGCGAACACCGAGCACGTCGCCGCCAGCCGGGACGTCGCGGTGGCCGAGATCGACGACCTGGACTGGGCCGACGCCGTCGTCTGGGGCACTCCGGGCCGCTACGGCCTGCTCGCCGGCCCGCTCAAGCACTTCATCGACCAGACCTTCGAACTGCACGCCCGGCGCGGGCTGATGAACAAGGCGATGTCCGCGTTCACCTCCACGGGCACCCAGCACGGCGGCCAGGAGTCCACCCTGCTGTCGCTGAGCAACGTCTTCTACCACTGGGGGGCCGTGATCGTGCCGCCCGGCGTGACCGACGACATCCTGCTCGCACCGAGCAACGGCAACCCCTACGGGGTCAGCGCCACGTCGGGCCTGCAGGCCATTCCCGGTCACCTCGCGCAGAACGTCACCGACGACAACCTCGCCGCCGTCGGCTACCAGACCGTACGCACCATGAAGGTGGCCGAGGCGCTCAGGCAGTCGCTGTAG
- a CDS encoding YybH family protein has product MAVSDPATLPQTFVEAFNAKDLAAIDRLFEPGAVRVLRPGVVVSGDGRRQATSSFLALGVPIEISLRHTYVYDDTALLIGDFVIDGAGPDGERVHIEGTATDVARRGPDGLWRYIIDNPPGVEAGGA; this is encoded by the coding sequence ATGGCAGTCAGCGACCCGGCCACGCTGCCCCAGACCTTCGTCGAGGCCTTCAACGCCAAGGACCTCGCCGCCATCGACCGTCTCTTCGAACCCGGGGCGGTGCGTGTGCTGCGACCGGGCGTGGTGGTGAGCGGTGACGGCCGCCGGCAGGCGACCAGCAGTTTCCTGGCCCTGGGTGTGCCGATCGAGATCAGTCTGCGGCACACCTATGTGTACGACGACACCGCGCTGCTGATCGGTGACTTCGTCATCGACGGCGCCGGCCCGGACGGCGAGCGGGTGCACATCGAGGGCACCGCCACCGATGTCGCCCGCCGCGGGCCGGACGGACTGTGGCGCTACATCATCGACAACCCGCCCGGTGTGGAGGCCGGTGGCGCCTGA
- a CDS encoding NAD(P)H-dependent oxidoreductase encodes MTNVAVIYYSSTGSTHRLARAAADAAAEQGAEVRLRRVAETAATGRPGSDEHAADALEIAEACVADLEWADAILLGTPVHFGLAAPQLMQFINTSSSLSIHGGLLDKAVSAFASGSAEHGGQVTAILALHNAICHWGSVIVATGSADPVLYEKNNGNPYGASTVAGNRIGFIHDENVGAIAYQTRRTIHVAAALKAAAPVRAAA; translated from the coding sequence ATGACCAACGTCGCCGTCATCTACTACTCGTCCACCGGTTCCACCCACCGGCTCGCGCGGGCCGCGGCCGACGCCGCCGCCGAACAGGGCGCCGAGGTACGGCTGCGCCGGGTGGCGGAGACCGCCGCCACGGGGCGGCCCGGCTCCGACGAGCACGCGGCCGACGCCCTGGAGATAGCCGAGGCGTGCGTGGCGGACCTGGAGTGGGCCGACGCCATCCTGCTCGGCACGCCCGTCCACTTCGGGCTCGCCGCGCCGCAGCTGATGCAGTTCATCAACACCTCCTCGTCGCTGTCGATCCACGGCGGTCTGCTGGACAAGGCCGTCTCCGCCTTCGCCTCCGGCTCCGCCGAGCACGGCGGGCAGGTGACGGCGATCCTCGCGCTGCACAACGCCATCTGCCACTGGGGATCGGTCATCGTCGCCACCGGCTCCGCCGATCCGGTGCTGTACGAGAAGAACAACGGCAACCCGTACGGCGCGAGCACCGTGGCGGGCAACCGCATCGGTTTCATCCACGACGAGAACGTCGGTGCCATCGCCTACCAGACCCGCCGCACCATCCATGTCGCGGCGGCCCTGAAGGCCGCCGCACCTGTCCGGGCCGCCGCCTGA
- a CDS encoding MFS transporter → MTTVSLMGVLVVGQMYVTIPLMPELAAAWGVRTQSAALSTTAFAFAHAAGSLISGPLATRWGRRTVMVTSVLAMAVVTALLPLVTSLGTGVALRALQGLFAGSFIPMSYAYLHARMAPHRVALALTVVSACMGATVVIGQAEAQLVASLFGWTWVFWGTVPLLLVGAAVSWRVLLPQERRDAGRADPAARSGLRAVLGGRMVTLYLVIMVGAASLTAAYTGVQLHGPAGMADDGPALLALRASALPALLAAVLLAPALSRFSAARRAGGALVVTTAAMLAAVGGADSALALGAALFAFMAGFSTLGPALIQSVGARAGAAQTTAIAVYGFTLNVGAGAGAQLAVGFSDFSSLALFLAAALAVATAGVLRAARAT, encoded by the coding sequence GTGACGACCGTGTCCCTCATGGGCGTGCTCGTGGTCGGACAGATGTACGTCACCATTCCGCTCATGCCCGAACTCGCCGCCGCCTGGGGTGTGCGGACACAGTCGGCGGCGCTGTCGACCACGGCGTTCGCGTTCGCCCACGCGGCGGGTTCGCTCATCAGCGGCCCGCTGGCCACCCGCTGGGGGCGGCGTACCGTCATGGTCACCAGCGTCCTGGCCATGGCCGTGGTCACGGCCCTGCTGCCGCTGGTGACGTCACTGGGCACCGGAGTCGCCCTGCGCGCCCTGCAGGGGCTGTTCGCGGGCTCGTTCATCCCCATGTCGTACGCGTATCTGCACGCCCGCATGGCCCCGCACCGGGTCGCCCTGGCCCTGACCGTGGTCTCCGCCTGTATGGGCGCCACCGTGGTGATCGGGCAGGCCGAGGCCCAGCTGGTGGCGTCGCTGTTCGGCTGGACGTGGGTGTTCTGGGGGACCGTGCCGCTGCTGCTGGTCGGTGCCGCCGTCTCCTGGCGGGTGCTGCTGCCCCAGGAGCGCAGGGACGCCGGCCGGGCGGACCCGGCCGCACGCTCCGGGCTGCGGGCCGTCCTGGGCGGGCGGATGGTCACGCTGTACCTGGTCATCATGGTCGGCGCGGCGAGCCTCACGGCCGCCTACACCGGTGTCCAGCTGCACGGCCCCGCCGGCATGGCGGACGACGGCCCGGCCCTGCTGGCGCTGCGCGCCAGCGCCCTGCCTGCGCTGCTGGCCGCCGTGCTGCTCGCCCCGGCCCTGAGCCGGTTCTCCGCGGCGCGCCGCGCGGGCGGGGCGCTGGTGGTCACCACCGCCGCGATGCTGGCCGCGGTGGGGGGCGCGGACAGTGCCCTGGCCCTGGGCGCCGCCCTGTTCGCGTTCATGGCGGGGTTCTCCACGCTCGGTCCGGCGCTCATCCAGAGTGTCGGCGCCCGGGCCGGGGCCGCGCAGACCACCGCGATCGCGGTGTACGGCTTCACCCTCAACGTCGGGGCCGGCGCCGGCGCCCAGCTCGCCGTCGGCTTCTCGGACTTCTCCTCGCTGGCGCTGTTCCTGGCCGCGGCTCTGGCGGTCGCCACCGCCGGTGTCCTGCGCGCCGCGCGGGCGACCTGA
- a CDS encoding MFS transporter — MPSSATGAALEAPRRRPGLLLALLAFAQLIISIDYNIVYVALPEIGDALGFTSQTLQWVISAYAVAFGGFLLLGGRACDLWGPRRIFVLGLALYGVSSLAGGLATEPAVLMAARAVQGIGGAFLFPATLTLVSTRFAEGKERNRAFAVWGTAGGSGMILGSLLGGVLTEAFGWESVFYVNVPLAVIAILFAFPLISRDTLSSSGRSFDLAGALTATVGTTSVVFALVQGPESGWGSPVIVGALVLGAALLAAFFVIEKNSKDPLMPLRLFGNRNLSTGAAVTFFYMATFGSLLYFLTVYFQGVHGYNALETGLAFLVPMVAISIGAQTAGRLATKFGLRAIMIASLLVGLAGTVIVGLTLATDGSYVSLIPGMVVLGLGQGAGYTLMFGAATVGVDPMEQGIASGMASTTQQIGGAVGLAVLVAVANSGLEGLQGEALRAATNDGLRTAVFIAAVGIALTALISLGLQKPAKKGRAVAGGSATAAASEEPQTAQV, encoded by the coding sequence ATGCCGTCTTCGGCCACAGGCGCCGCCCTCGAGGCACCGCGCCGGCGCCCCGGACTCCTCCTGGCGCTGCTGGCGTTCGCCCAGCTGATCATCTCCATCGACTACAACATCGTGTATGTCGCGCTCCCCGAGATCGGTGACGCTCTCGGTTTCACCTCCCAGACCCTGCAGTGGGTGATCAGCGCCTACGCGGTCGCCTTCGGCGGGTTCCTGCTGCTCGGCGGCCGGGCCTGCGACCTGTGGGGGCCGCGCCGTATCTTCGTCCTGGGGCTGGCGCTGTACGGGGTGTCCTCGCTGGCCGGCGGCCTGGCCACCGAGCCTGCCGTGCTGATGGCGGCCCGGGCGGTGCAGGGCATCGGCGGCGCGTTCCTCTTCCCCGCGACGCTGACGCTGGTGTCCACCAGGTTCGCCGAGGGCAAGGAGCGCAACCGCGCCTTCGCCGTGTGGGGCACGGCCGGCGGTTCCGGCATGATCCTGGGCTCGCTGCTGGGCGGTGTGCTGACCGAGGCGTTCGGCTGGGAGTCCGTCTTCTACGTCAACGTTCCCCTCGCCGTCATCGCCATCCTGTTCGCCTTCCCGCTGATCTCCCGCGACACCCTGAGCAGTTCGGGCCGCTCCTTCGACCTGGCCGGCGCGCTCACCGCCACCGTCGGTACCACCTCCGTCGTCTTCGCCCTGGTGCAGGGCCCGGAGTCGGGCTGGGGCTCGCCGGTCATCGTCGGCGCGCTCGTCCTGGGCGCCGCGCTGCTGGCGGCGTTCTTCGTCATCGAGAAGAACAGCAAGGACCCGCTGATGCCGCTGCGGCTGTTCGGCAACCGGAACCTGAGCACCGGCGCGGCGGTCACCTTCTTCTACATGGCGACGTTCGGCTCCCTGCTGTACTTCCTGACCGTCTACTTCCAGGGCGTGCACGGCTACAACGCGCTGGAGACGGGGCTGGCGTTCCTGGTCCCCATGGTCGCCATCTCCATCGGCGCGCAGACCGCCGGCCGTCTGGCCACGAAGTTCGGTCTGCGCGCCATCATGATCGCCAGCCTGCTGGTGGGCCTGGCCGGCACGGTGATCGTCGGTCTGACGCTGGCGACCGACGGCTCCTACGTCTCCCTGATCCCCGGCATGGTCGTCCTGGGCCTGGGCCAGGGCGCCGGCTACACCCTGATGTTCGGCGCCGCCACGGTCGGTGTGGACCCGATGGAGCAGGGCATCGCCTCCGGTATGGCCTCCACCACGCAGCAGATCGGTGGTGCGGTCGGTCTCGCCGTCCTCGTCGCCGTCGCCAACTCCGGTCTGGAGGGTCTGCAGGGCGAGGCGCTGCGCGCGGCCACCAACGACGGCCTGCGCACCGCGGTGTTCATCGCCGCGGTCGGTATCGCACTGACCGCGCTGATCTCCCTGGGCCTGCAGAAGCCGGCCAAGAAGGGGCGGGCCGTGGCCGGGGGTTCGGCCACGGCCGCCGCGAGTGAGGAGCCGCAGACCGCTCAGGTCTGA
- a CDS encoding RrF2 family transcriptional regulator, with protein MKLREGVEWAVHCCISLSWLSPDKVVPAAGPAAFHALPPAYLNKQMNALGRAGIVSSRSGPRGGCRLGRKPDDISLMDVATAIDGAAQAFSCTQIRHHGPAGRRAPCTVAQAFAGAEPAWRHRPAGRTIAEPADTVRRADPAAPHHVRNWFDQD; from the coding sequence ATGAAGCTGAGAGAGGGCGTGGAATGGGCGGTGCACTGCTGCATCAGCCTGTCCTGGCTCTCTCCTGACAAGGTGGTGCCGGCGGCCGGACCGGCAGCGTTCCACGCTCTGCCGCCGGCCTACCTGAACAAGCAGATGAACGCACTGGGACGAGCCGGCATCGTCTCGTCCCGCTCCGGCCCCCGTGGCGGTTGCCGTCTCGGCCGGAAGCCGGACGACATCAGCCTGATGGACGTGGCCACGGCCATCGACGGTGCGGCACAAGCCTTTTCGTGCACGCAAATCCGTCACCACGGCCCGGCCGGCCGGCGCGCCCCCTGCACCGTGGCCCAGGCCTTCGCCGGCGCGGAACCGGCCTGGCGGCACCGGCCCGCGGGCCGGACGATCGCCGAGCCGGCCGACACCGTGCGACGGGCCGACCCCGCAGCACCGCACCACGTACGCAACTGGTTCGACCAGGACTGA